A stretch of DNA from Roseovarius sp. W115:
TAGTTGAGCCAAAAAGACGGTCTTGCATCACCTGACGATTTTCGCCAACCAGAGGTGAGTTTTTTCCCAACCTAACGAAGGACTGTTGCAGATGCGTGCTTTTCGACTTTCAGCCTCGAATGCAACACCTGCCCTTGTTGTATGTGACCCGCCCACCCCAAAGGCTGATGAAATTCTGGTACGGATTGGGGCGTGTGGTCTCAACTTCGCCGATCTTTTGATGGTCAAAGGTGAGTATCAGGACACGCCCGAACTGCCCTTTACCTTGGGCATGGAAGTGGCCGGTACGATTGAGGCCTTGGGCGCTGATGTGACGGATTTCGCTCTTGGGGACCGAGTGGCGGTCTTTGGCGGTCAAGGGGGTTTGGCGGAATTCGGCGCTTTTCCGGCCAATCGGGCTGTCAAATTGCCGGACACAATGCCTTTCACCGATGCCGCCGCGTTCCAGATTGCCTATGGCACCAGCCACGTGGCGCTGGATCATAAGGCTCACCTACAGGCCGGAGAAACGCTCTTGGTGCTGGGGGCCGCTGGGGGCGTGGGCCTGACGGCGGTCGAAATCGGCAAGCTCATGGGGGCCACGGTCATTGCCTGCGCGCGTGGCGCGGACAAGCTGGACGTGGCCAAGGCCGCCGGGGCCGATCATCTGATTGACGCCAAAACGGAAGATATCCGAGAGGCCTGTCGCGCTTTGGGCGGTGTCGATGTCGTTTATGACCCGGTCGGCGGAGATCAGTTCAAAGCCGCCTTTCGCGCCTGCAAGCCCGAGGCGCGCCTGTTGGCCATTGGATTTGCAAGCGGAGATGTTCCGCAAATCCCGGCCAATCACCTTCTGGTTAAAAACCTTTCTGTGCTTGGGCTCTACTGGGGGGGCTACCTTGCCTTCAAACCTCAGGTCATCACCGACAGCTTGGCGCAGCTTCTGGCCTGGTATGAGGCAGGACAGCTCACGCCCCACATCAGCCATACCCTGCCGCTGGACGAGGCCGCGCAGGGGCTGGAGCTTTTACGCAGTCGGAAATCAACCGGCAAGGTGGTGATCACGATGGATCAGGATTGATCCGCGTCAGGCTTGGCGCAGCAACGCAGGCGGCGTGGCGCAATAGCCCTGACGCAGCAGATCGGCCAATTTGGTGGCAATTTCGTCCCGACCGGACGCGCCATACATGTTGATGCGCTGAATGCCCAAATCGGGCAACTGCCCAGGCGCATTGATCGCCTCCTGATGTGGCGGAATGCTTGATTCCAAAAGCGCCCCCACCGCCAGATCCGCGCTGATCAGGGCCTCAACCGAGCGGTCCTCATCCGACTCGATGGCCAGTTCCCAAGGGATGCCCATGGCGTCCAGACGGCGCAGGACAATCGGGCGGAAAATGCAGAAGCGGCAAAAGCCAAGGCGCAGGGGGCGTTTGCGCCACGCCTGCCCGCCCATCGCACCCACCCATTTCAGAGGCATTTCGGCCAGGGTCTCACCACCGGGCGCAAGCTGTTCCTCAGTGGTGAGGATAAGGTCAACCTCACCGCGCTTCAGCGCTTCGTGCAGTTTCACTGTGCTGGAGGATTTCAGCGCCACATTGACCCTTGGAAAAACGCTATTGAATGTCTTCAGCACGCGCGGGATCACGGGGTAAACAATGTCGTGGGGAACGCCCAGTGTCAGTTCACCCTCGAAAATCTCATCGGCCAGACGTCCCACCGCCTCGTCATTGAGGTCCACAATGCGACGTGCGTAGGTCAAAAGCTGTTCACCCGACGCGGTCAGAGCAATGCGCCGGTTTGAGCGGTCCATAAGCTCAATGCCCAACATCTCTTCCAGACGTTTTAGCTGCATCGACACCGCGGATTGCGTGAGGTTCAGCACCTGGGCCGCGCGTGTGACGCCGCCCTGTTCTGCCACGGTCATGAAGGACCGGAGCGTGGTCATGTCCAGATTTCTCATCACATCACAATCCTTGATGATAATTGTATCAAACATTCATTTTGAATATCATACCGTCTATGCCAGATATATCAACAGAAAAGATGCAACCAGAAAACGTATCACTAAAATTGAAAGGATATACCCATGCTGACCGTATCCACCCGCCGCACACATGCAAACGCCACGGCACGCCGTGCCTCGCTTGCTGATATGTTCGCCGTCTACCGTGAGCGCCGCGCATTGTCGCGCCTCGATGACCGCGCGCTGAGCGACATTGGTCTGACACGCGAAGAAGCGGAATTTGAAGTAAACCGCCCGATCTGGGACGTGGCGCGCTAAAGAATGCAGCGTCGGATCCAAGACATCAAAACAAAGCGAAACGCGTGAAATCATGAATTTTTCACGCGTTTTGCTCCATGTTACAGCGTCGGTTCGTCGCAAAGCGCTGTAAAAGACGCTATCAGAGTATTTCTGTCAATTTTTCGCCCCAGAATTGCTTGAAAAGCCCTTCAACCTTACCGATATTAGAACCAAGGTCCGTGATGGACTTTGTTTGGGACACTTATCGGAGGCTTTAATGGCTGAATTCGAAACGATCCGGACGTCAACTGGCGCGCGTACGGCTGAGATCGACGAAGGTCTACGCGCCCATATGAACAAGGTCTACGCGACCATGTCGATCGGCATGGTGCTGACCTTTGCGGCGGCCTGGGCGGTTGGCAACAACGCGGCGCTGATGAACACTTTGTTCACTGGGTTTACCCGTTACATCGTAATGTTTGCACCGCTGGTCATGGTTTTCGCCTTTAGCGCCATGATCAACAAACTGTCTGCAGCTGCGGCGCAACTGTTCTTCTACACCTTCGCGGCGGTGATGGGTGTGTCGATCTCGTATATCTTCGTGATCTTCACAGACTTCTCGATTGCACAGGTCTTTCTGATCACGGCGATTGCATTCGCGGGTCTGTCCCTGTGGGGCTACACCACGAAGAAAGATATCTCCGGCTGGGGTAGCTTTCTGATCATGGGTGTGATCGGCCTGATTGTGGCGTCGATTGTGAACCTCTTCATTCTGTCAAGCGCAGTGATGTTCGCCATCTCGGTGATCGGCGTGCTGATCTTTGCGGGCCTTACCGCATACGACACACAGCAGATCAAGAACACGTATCTCGCTCATGCGCATAGTGGCGACAGTGAGTGGCTTGGCAAAGCGGCCATCATGGGCGCGCTGAACCTCTATCTCGACTTCATCAACATGTTCATCTTCTTGCTGCAACTGTTGGGCAATCGCGAGTAAGCGAACTGCGACAGTCAAATTTAAAGGCCGGTCTTATTGGACCGGCCTTTTTCTTTGTGCGACCTGAGGTATATTGCGTCAGGATCTTGCAGAAAAACAATGGTTCTCGTTCACCGTCATTCGATGCACTTTTCTCGCCTTGTCACCCATAACGGCACGCACGCCTGCAGCACCGCGCTGTTTATGGCGGTGGATATACATGAAGCGTGCGAATAGGCACACAAAAGGCGTGAGCAGTCCCGCGTCGATTTCCAGATAGTCTGTCCAAACAGAGCCAGTGCGGGATGGTTTGACGTCGACGCGGTGCTTCCACGAGCGGACATCCCGGTTGCCTTCCTTGGTGATCAAGACCCGGTCAACGGGGTTCACACAGTCTATCCGGATATTGTAGTTCGCATACCGAAACAGCTTAAGTATGCGGATATCGGTAGTGTAGGTTTTGCCTTGTTCCATGCGACTGGCGGGCAGATTTTTATACGACGCGATACGTCGCGTGACATGCATCACATCGGCGAAGCTACTGGCGCGGGCGAAGAGCGCGTCCGGATCTTCGCGGTAATGCGCCTTGACGAGAAGGTTAACAGGCTCACCTGGTAGTCTGTTTTCGACCTGGCCAGACCCTATCAATTCCCGCCGCAAATTCGGAAATATGAAGTACCCAATCTGAGGTGCATACTTTTTAATCAGCCCACTCATAACTCACTTCCAAACACAACGGGTCTTTGGAAGACACTTGCGAGAGAATTGGGCTGAATTCGGGCTGAATCCGGCTATTTTTCCACTAATTTTACAATGTTTGAAAACAAACTGTTTTCAAAGCACTAGGGGGTAGCGTGGATGTTGGATCAAACTGAGCCAGGGTTTTGCCGGAAAGACATAAAGTGTCGCCGCCAATCCTTGACCTTCCGCAGCCCCAAAAGACTTAGAACAGCGCCAAGCAACAACGCCAATGGCGCCGGTAACGGTACGGGCGCCGGAGCTGTGATCGTGTATTCACCCGCGCTTGTGACTGTGCCGGGAATACCGCCTTCCAGCGGAAAGATCGCATAGAGCGGCGGAACAACACCGGGATCAACCGAATCTTCAAGCGACAGAATGCAGGACAAGGCCGCACAGCCCGGTCCCGCCACAGAATTCAGGATGGAAGCTTCTGTGGAGCCGTTGCCACGAATGTCATTGTCCACTGCATTATAGACTGGGGCGGAGACACCCATGCCAAGAGTGTCAAACGTGACCCCGCCCAAGGTGATGTTAAAGCTCGACAGCAACCCGCCCACTTCGGGTGCATCAAACATGCCTGTGACACCGGCAATTTCGATGTCAAAGGTGACTGTGGCGGCATGTGCTGTTGGTGCAAGGGCGAAAGCAGCTGCAAAACACGCAGCTTTTGTGGCTGAATTGAACATATCAAAATCCTAAAAAAAACTAAGCTAATGTCGAAAATGTCTCACAGCTTCCTAGTTCGGTCAAATGCACTTGCATGAACACCAAGAATGAACGCAGGCAGAGCGACATCCCGAAATACCGGCCACAACAAAAAAAGCCGCGCCTTTCGGGCACGGCCTTTCCAAAACTCAACAAAGGCTGATCTTATTTGATCTTGCCTTCTTTATATTCAACATGCTTGCGCGCGACCGGGTCGTATTTGCGCACAACCATCTTCTCGGTCATGGTACGGGCGTTTTTCTTGGTGACATAGAAATGCCCCGTATCCGCGGTCGAGTTCAGGCGGATCTTGATCGTGGTCGGCTTCGCCATTTTGTCTCTCCTGCAGCAGGGCGATGGACACCCCGCGAAATGCGTCATGAAGCCTGCCTTTTAACGGTGGCGGGCTTCGTGTCAACCGGATTCTAGCGGCGGATCAGTTCGACGTAACGCGCGTTGGCATGCGGTAGAAATGATGAACACCGATGGTCGTGGTGCGCGGGAATTTCCGCGCCCAGCGCGGATTTACCGCTTTGGTGTGGTAATGCGTCGCCCCATCCGTCAAATCACGCGGCGCGCCGTTCTGCATCATGACCTGCGCCACCTTGCCAACACGCTTGTATGTCTTGGGCTCATTGATGACCTCTTTGTAGCCATCACAGGTGTAGGTGAACTGGCACTGATACTTGCGTCCTGTGCCCTGGTTTACGACACCACAGATCGTATCCGGAAAAGTCGCGCTGTCCACGCGGTTCAGGATCACCTCGGCCACGGCGAACTGACCTTTGACGCTTTCACCGCGCGCCTCGAAATAGATCGCCTCGGCGAGACATTCCCATTCGGCATCGCCGCCCTTGAACGTTTGATCCTCGATCCAATCCTTGGTGTAGGAAATGTCAGTTCTAAATTCATCCACGTTCACAACAATCGAGCTCGGGATTGAGCTCAGCACACGGTGGTTGTGCGCAGAGAAATTGCCTGCATCCGGTTCGGCATATCCAGCCGTACCAAATGCCATCAGCGCAAGCGCCGTCAGCTTTTTCATCTTAGCCCCCAGGTCTTTCCAGGCCGCAATTCGGCCTTATTTCACGGCGCATATAGGAAAAATAAGGCTTTCGGTCTAGTCCGGCCTCGGCACATTTCCGCCACAAAGTAATAAATGGAAGGCTATTGACCTCAGATCTTGGCAAATCTGGCGCCTGGCGACGTATTGTCTACGTAACCCTGTCTTTTACCGCCAACTGTGCGGCAGCAAGTCGCGCCACCGGAACCCGGAAAGGTGAGCATGAAACGTAGTCAAACCCCGCATTTCGGCAAAATGCGATTGATTCGGGGTTGCCGCCGTGCTCGCCACAAATGGACAGAGTCAACTCTGGCGCGGCCTCTCTGCCCCGTTTGGCCCCAATCTCAAGGAGCTCGCCAACCCCGTCCACATCCAGCACGTGAAACGGGTCTTCGGGATAGACACCCTGCTGCACATAGGCCGACATGAAGCGCCCGGCGTCATCGCGGCTCAGGCCATAGGTCATCTGTGTGAGGTCATTGGTTCCAAAGCTGAGGAATGAAACGTGCTGCGCAATCTCATGGGCGCGCAACGCCGCGCGTGGTGTCTCCACCATCACACCCAGTCGGTAGGTGAACTCGCTGCCCGTTTCGGTGCGCACAGCCGCGGCCACGGCATCCACGCTTTTCTTGACCAGCTCGACCTCGCGCATGGCAGAGACCAGCGGGATCATGATTTCAGGCACCACCGCCTCACCGTCATGGCTGGCCTCGACCGTGGCCTCAAAAATCGCCCGCGCCTGCATTTCGTAGATTTCAGGAACGGCGATGCCCAGGCGCACGCCGCGCATGCCCAGCATGGGGTTGTATTCGTCAAGCGCCTCGACCCGCTCTGTGACGTCTGCCACGGGCAAATCCAGCGCCTCGGCCAGCTCGCGAATGCCGTCGCGGTCTGAGGGCAGGTATTCATGAAGCGGCGGATCAAAGAGACGAATGCAGACCGGGCGCCCCTGCATGATGCGGAAAAGATCGGTGAAATCGGCGCGCTGCATGGGCAAAAGCACTTCGAGCGCTGAGGCGCGGTCTTCGCTTGAGTCCGCAAAAATCATCTCGCGAATGGCAATCAGGCGGCTGGGATCCACGAACATATGTTCAGTCCGGCACAGGCCAATGCCCTGCGCCTTGAAGTTTTGCGCCACAAGCGCGTCTTCGGGCGTGTCGGCATTGGCCCGCACTTCGATGTCACGGGTGGTATCCGCCCACTCCATCAATGTCCTGAAACTGTCATCACGCGCGGCCTCCAGCATGGGGGGCTCACCGGCGAGCACCTCGCCACTGCTGCCATCGATGGTGATCATGTCACCGGCCTTGAACATCCGACCGTCTGGAAACACAAGCCGCTTGCGCTTGGTCTGGAACGTGATGTCGTTGGCCCCGACCACACAAGGTTTGCCAATGCCCCGACCAATCACGGCGGCATGGCTGGTGATCCCGCCGCGCTCTGTCAGCACACCAGCAGCGGCATGCATGCCACGAATGTCTTCTGGGCTGGTCTCGCGGCGCACCAGAATTGTCGCCTCGCCTTGTGCATCAGCGGCCTGCGCATCAGCGGCGGTAAAGACAATCTTGCCAGAGGCAGCGCCAGGGCTTGCGCCAATGCCGCGCGCCAGCTCATCACGCGGCGCTTCGGGGTCAATCTGGCGGTGCAAAAGTTCATTCAAGGCGCGCGGCTCGATCCGCATGAGCGCCTCTTCGCGGCTGATGATGCCATCCTCGGCCAGCGCCACGGCAATGGACACTGCCGCACGTGCACTGCGCGCGACGCGCACGCCATCAAGGAGGTACACCTTGCCGTCCTCTATGGTGAACTCCGACTGCATCTCTTCGCGCAGCTTTTCGCGCATGAGCTTGGTGTAGGTCTTGAGATCGGCAAATGCTTCTGGTGCCATCTCCTGAAGCGACGGGCCACGGTCATCTTTTTGCAGGAAAACCGCATCTTTCTCTTGGTTGAGCGCCTCACGTCCCTGGCTCTGGCTCAGATAGCGGCCCGTGCATTGCCGCGCGCCGGTGTCCGAGTTGACCAACTGCATCACACCTGAACCGCTCACGCCCGTGCCAAGCCCCAGCGCCATTTCCTGCACCACAAGGCCAAGTCCCGCATCCGCAGGCGCGCCCTTGGCCTGCCGCAAAAGCCGTGCTGTCGTGCCCTGCCAGGCCCGTGCCATGGATTTGAGCACTTCCAGAAGCTGCGCGCCGGTATCTTGTGGAAACGCCTCTTCGATGTCTTCTTCATAGGCGGCCAACGCCTCGCCCAAGGCCTCAACCGGGTCGTCCGAAAGGTCGTCAAAAAGATCGGGATCGACCCGCGCAACATGAACCGAATAAGATTGCACGAAGCGCAGATAAAGATCCGCAGCGGCGGCTTTACCCAATCGATCAGACAACTCGACATAGCGCGCGTCATTCATGCCGATGTTCAGAATTGCGCCCGGCCCGCCCCAATCAGGGTCTTCCGATGAGGGCCGCACACACAGCACCGCCGAGTCGCCGAATGGCTGAAGAAGGGCTGACATGTCAGGGGTTTCGCCCGCCGCAATCGCGTTCACCGCGTCAAAAGACAGCGCCACGGTCCTCGGCACGGGCAGCTCCAGCCGCACAAGGCGTTGCAGGCATTTTGCCCGTCCGCCATGGGTGCTGGCCGCCATGGGCGCACCCGGCGTGATCAGAGTGATATTCGGGTCGTTTTGCTGCACTGCGGCGTTTCCTTCTCGCACGCAGCATAACTATGCTGATTTAATAGGCAAGAGGTGTCAGGCGGAATAGACAGAGTGTCTCTGTCCGCCTAGCCCTCAAGCTTGCGCAGGTCTGCGGCTTGTAGGCAAATCTCTCGGATTTTATGAAGCAGATTCAACCGATTGCGGCGCAGAATTTCATTGTCCGAGTTGATCTGCACCGCCTCGAAAAACGCATCAATCGGCCCGCGCAGATCGGCCATGGCGGCCATGGCAGTGGTGAAATCTTCTTCTTTGCTGGCTTTGGCGATCTTCGCATCTGCCGCATCGAGGGCGGCAAAGAGGGCTTTTTCGGTCTCGTCCTCGGCGAATTTCGGGTCCGCGCCAAAGGAATACTCCACGCCATCCTTTTCCTCGGCCTGGGTGAGAAGGTTGTCGGCACGTTTGAACCCCTGAACGAGGTTTTCACCGTCTTCGGTGGACAGAACCGCCTGCAAGGCCCGGGCGCGTTTCACCAGAAGGGCCAGATCATCATTACCCTCCATCGCGATACAGGCGTCGATCACGTCATGACGGATGCCTTCGTCGCGCAAGAACACTTTGAGACGGTCGTGGAAGAAGGCGAGGAGGTCAGAGCCAGGATGAACGATTTCGTTGAAGTTTAAATTAAGCGCGAAAAAGGGTTTGGATGTGCCTTTGAGTTTACGTTCCTCAATTATTGCACTACGCAGTTCTTCAAGTTCTGGGGCGCTGAGTCCAAGAAACGAAGCCGCTGTCTTTTCCTGTTCATGGAAATCCTGTTGTATTTCGAAGGACAGCTTTGATTCATATGGACTGTA
This window harbors:
- a CDS encoding NADPH:quinone oxidoreductase family protein, whose product is MRAFRLSASNATPALVVCDPPTPKADEILVRIGACGLNFADLLMVKGEYQDTPELPFTLGMEVAGTIEALGADVTDFALGDRVAVFGGQGGLAEFGAFPANRAVKLPDTMPFTDAAAFQIAYGTSHVALDHKAHLQAGETLLVLGAAGGVGLTAVEIGKLMGATVIACARGADKLDVAKAAGADHLIDAKTEDIREACRALGGVDVVYDPVGGDQFKAAFRACKPEARLLAIGFASGDVPQIPANHLLVKNLSVLGLYWGGYLAFKPQVITDSLAQLLAWYEAGQLTPHISHTLPLDEAAQGLELLRSRKSTGKVVITMDQD
- a CDS encoding LysR family transcriptional regulator; translation: MRNLDMTTLRSFMTVAEQGGVTRAAQVLNLTQSAVSMQLKRLEEMLGIELMDRSNRRIALTASGEQLLTYARRIVDLNDEAVGRLADEIFEGELTLGVPHDIVYPVIPRVLKTFNSVFPRVNVALKSSSTVKLHEALKRGEVDLILTTEEQLAPGGETLAEMPLKWVGAMGGQAWRKRPLRLGFCRFCIFRPIVLRRLDAMGIPWELAIESDEDRSVEALISADLAVGALLESSIPPHQEAINAPGQLPDLGIQRINMYGASGRDEIATKLADLLRQGYCATPPALLRQA
- a CDS encoding DUF1127 domain-containing protein codes for the protein MLTVSTRRTHANATARRASLADMFAVYRERRALSRLDDRALSDIGLTREEAEFEVNRPIWDVAR
- a CDS encoding Bax inhibitor-1/YccA family protein, translated to MAEFETIRTSTGARTAEIDEGLRAHMNKVYATMSIGMVLTFAAAWAVGNNAALMNTLFTGFTRYIVMFAPLVMVFAFSAMINKLSAAAAQLFFYTFAAVMGVSISYIFVIFTDFSIAQVFLITAIAFAGLSLWGYTTKKDISGWGSFLIMGVIGLIVASIVNLFILSSAVMFAISVIGVLIFAGLTAYDTQQIKNTYLAHAHSGDSEWLGKAAIMGALNLYLDFINMFIFLLQLLGNRE
- the rpmG gene encoding 50S ribosomal protein L33 — protein: MAKPTTIKIRLNSTADTGHFYVTKKNARTMTEKMVVRKYDPVARKHVEYKEGKIK
- a CDS encoding cell wall hydrolase; this encodes MKKLTALALMAFGTAGYAEPDAGNFSAHNHRVLSSIPSSIVVNVDEFRTDISYTKDWIEDQTFKGGDAEWECLAEAIYFEARGESVKGQFAVAEVILNRVDSATFPDTICGVVNQGTGRKYQCQFTYTCDGYKEVINEPKTYKRVGKVAQVMMQNGAPRDLTDGATHYHTKAVNPRWARKFPRTTTIGVHHFYRMPTRVTSN
- the ppdK gene encoding pyruvate, phosphate dikinase, encoding MQQNDPNITLITPGAPMAASTHGGRAKCLQRLVRLELPVPRTVALSFDAVNAIAAGETPDMSALLQPFGDSAVLCVRPSSEDPDWGGPGAILNIGMNDARYVELSDRLGKAAAADLYLRFVQSYSVHVARVDPDLFDDLSDDPVEALGEALAAYEEDIEEAFPQDTGAQLLEVLKSMARAWQGTTARLLRQAKGAPADAGLGLVVQEMALGLGTGVSGSGVMQLVNSDTGARQCTGRYLSQSQGREALNQEKDAVFLQKDDRGPSLQEMAPEAFADLKTYTKLMREKLREEMQSEFTIEDGKVYLLDGVRVARSARAAVSIAVALAEDGIISREEALMRIEPRALNELLHRQIDPEAPRDELARGIGASPGAASGKIVFTAADAQAADAQGEATILVRRETSPEDIRGMHAAAGVLTERGGITSHAAVIGRGIGKPCVVGANDITFQTKRKRLVFPDGRMFKAGDMITIDGSSGEVLAGEPPMLEAARDDSFRTLMEWADTTRDIEVRANADTPEDALVAQNFKAQGIGLCRTEHMFVDPSRLIAIREMIFADSSEDRASALEVLLPMQRADFTDLFRIMQGRPVCIRLFDPPLHEYLPSDRDGIRELAEALDLPVADVTERVEALDEYNPMLGMRGVRLGIAVPEIYEMQARAIFEATVEASHDGEAVVPEIMIPLVSAMREVELVKKSVDAVAAAVRTETGSEFTYRLGVMVETPRAALRAHEIAQHVSFLSFGTNDLTQMTYGLSRDDAGRFMSAYVQQGVYPEDPFHVLDVDGVGELLEIGAKRGREAAPELTLSICGEHGGNPESIAFCRNAGFDYVSCSPFRVPVARLAAAQLAVKDRVT